The genome window GACGCGAGCATACCCTTCATCGCGCCGTATATAAGATCTTTTGACTTTGCCTCTTCAACATAATCCGAGCGTATGAGGCTCATTGCATCTGAGAAAAGCTCTAGTTCCTTGTAGAGATTATCTGAAGTTTCTTCTTTTTCAGCAAAACTAATACTATAAAACAAAGCCACTGCCAAAAAACCTATCACCATCATCCCTACAGCTATCCTTCTCCTCATATCTCTCCTTTCGCTAAAGTAGACAAAACAGTCAGTGACTGATTTGTCTACTTTAGGTAATTAACTTGTTTCTTAGAATCTCGTTTACCTTCTTTGGATCCGCCTTGCCCTTTGTCTTTGCCATGACCTTGCCAACCAAGGCCATAATAGCATTCTCTTTGCCGCTTTTAAAGTCATTGACTATCTTTGCGTTTTCAGCGATGACCTCATCTATTGCCTTTTCTATCGCGCCCTGGTCAGAGATCTGCTCCAGGCCTTTTTCTTTTACTAGCGCGGCAGGGTCTTTAGCGCTTTCGATCATATCTATTAATAGCGTCTTTGCGACTTTTCCTGTAATCGCGCCGCTATCTATCATCTTAAGCATACCCGTAAGATGCTCGACTTTCAAGCTTAACTTGCCAATTGTCAGATTCCTTTCCTTCATGTACGCAGAGACATCTCCCATGAGCCAGTTAGCCACTATCTTTGGCTTCTTGTATATCTTGACGCATTCCTCAAAATAATCTGCGATTGCTTTTTCGCTGACCATGACAGATGCATCGTACTCAGAGAGCTTATAATCTGAGACAAGCCTTTTCTTTCTCGGTTCTGGAAGCTCTGGTATATCCTTTCTTATGCCCGCAAGTAGTTTTTCTTCAAAATCAAACGGCACAAGGTCTGGCTCTGGAAAATATCTATAATCATGCGCCTCTTCTTTTGAGCGCATGGATTCCGTAACATCTCTTGCTGAATCATAGAGCCTTGTTTCTTGCACGATTCTTTGGCCGCTTTCCAAAAGCTCTTTTTGTCTGTCGCGCTCGTATTCCAGCGCAGCCTTGACCCCCTTGAACGAATTCATGTTCTTTATCTCTGTCTTTACGCCAAGCTCTTTGGCGCCTGGCTTTCTCAAAGAGATATTGGCATCGCAGCGTAAACTCCCTTCTTCCATATTGCAATCAGACACGTCTACATACTCAAGGATTGATTTAAGGACTGTGAGATAGGTGTAGGCCTCTTCCGGAGAATTTATGTCGGGTTCGCTTACGATCTCTAAAAGCGGTGTGCCAGAGCGATTAAAATCTACGAGACTGTAGTCTTTCTGATGAAAAAGCTTGCCTGTATCCTCTTCCAGATGCACCCTTGTTATGCCAATGCGTTTTTCTTTGCCATCCGCCATGATCGGAAGATAGCCATGCGCTGACAGGGGCTGGCTGAATTGGGAGATCTGGTATGCCTTTGGCAGGTCTGGGTAAAAATAATTTTTCCTATCAAATCGTATCTCTTTGGCGATCTGGCAATTAAGCGCTATGGCTACCTTTGCACCAAGCTTTAGCGCGTCTCTATTCAAAACAGGCAGAGAACCTGGAAACCCCAGACACACGGGACAGGTCTGAGTATTGGGCGCAGCGCCAAACTCTGTCGAGCACCCACAAAAGACCTTGCTCTTTGTCTTTAGCTGTAAGTGGACTTCTAAGCCGATTACTGTTTCGTACATCATATCCTTTTATCCAAAAAAGCCGAGGCTGGACCTCGGCTTTTTATTTTTGCCGAGGTCCAGCCTCGGCTTTTTTGTAACTTGCTCGTAATTATGCGCTATTCTTAAAATCATCTCTTCGTCAAATGCCTTGCCGAGTATTTGGAGTCCTATGGGCAACTTATTCTTTGTGAATCCGCATGGAATCGATATGCCAGGGATGCCAGCTAAATTCGCGGAGATCGTAAATATATCTGAGAGATACATCGTTAGCGGATCTGCTGTTTTTTCGCCTATCTTAAACGCGGGTGTTGGTGTAGTCGGAGTGACTATGGCATCGTATTTCTTGAACGCGTCCTCAAAATCTTTCTTTATCAATGTCCTGACCTTTAGCGCCCGTAAATAATATGCATCGTAATAACCGCTGGATAGCGCAAATGTACCTAAGATAATTCTGCGCTTTGCCTCATCGCCAAAACCTTGCGCCCGAGTCTTCTTGTGCATGTCAATGACTGACTTTGCCTGACTTGCTCTCAGGCCGTACTGCACGCCGTCGAATCGCGCTAGGTTTGAACTTGCCTCAGCTGTTGCCACCACATAATACACAGCCACTGCGTATTCTGTGTGCGGCAGGCTTATGTCCTCGCAGATCGCGCCCAGCGACTCAAGTTTCTTTATTGCATCCTGCATGGACTTCTTCACCTCAGGGTCTATGCCCTTAATAAAATATTCTTTTGGAATGCCAAGCTTCAGGCCTTTAATATCTTTTTTTATCAATGATGGATAGTCAGGCACGCTCGTATCTACAGATGTTGAATCCATAGGGTCATGACCTGATATGATCTTTAAAAGAAGCGCTGCGTCCTCTACATCCTTTGTCAATGGCCCTATCTGATCAAGCGAAGAACCAAATGCTATAAGCCCGTATCGCGAAACTCGTCCGTATGTTGGTTTTAGACCTACCACTCCGCAAAGCGCAGCAGGCTGTCTGATCGATCCGCCTGTATCTGAGCCCAGCGCCCATATCGCGCTATCTGCTGCAACAGCTGCCGCAGAACCACCGCTAGAGCCGCCAGGAATGCGCTCCATATCCCACGGATTCCTTGTAGTGCCATAGCAGGACGTCTCTGTAGAAGAGCCAAATGCAAACTCGTCCATATTGGTCTTGCCCATGAGCACAGCATCTGACTGAAGCAATTTCTCGATTACTGTAGCATCATAGGGGGGTTTAAATCCTTTTAATATATTCGAAGAGCACGTAGTGAGCTCATCCTTTACACAGATATTGTCTTTGATGAAAATCGGCAAACCCTTATGCGTCTTTGCCCTTTCAAGCACCTTCTCTTTATCAAAATTAACTACTGCATTAAGCTTTTTATTCTTTTGTACGACATCTATAAGACTATTACATATATCTATATGCGATATGTCGCCTTTATTTAATAATTTAATTAACTCATGCGCAGTAAGTTTATTTAGCTCCATCATGCCTCTATTATCTTCTTGACCTTGAAAAGATTATTCTCTTTAGCTGGCGCATTCTTCATGACTTCGTCTACAGGCAGCGACGGTTTTACCTTATCCTCCCTATACACATTCTTCATCTCCAGCACATGGCTCGTAGGCTCAAGCTTAGCAACATCCAACGCCTTCAGCTTATGAACATACTCCAATATGTTGTCAAGCTGGCCTGTAAAATGCTCCAGCTCCTTCTCAGACAAACTAATACGGCTAAGCTCCGCCACATATTTGACAGATTCTCTATTTATGGTCATATTCTAAATTATGAGTTCTTTTCTGCTATGTCGCCGGCTATGGGGAGCTTGAACATCTCACCCTGATAAGCCTTTATCATTAAAAGGATCCATAGAACAAGGGCCAATAAAGATAAAAGCAGGCCGATTAATGCGCCTATTACAGGCACAACAAGAAGCACGATGTTTATTACAGCCAGTCCTCCAAATACCACTATGGACTGCATCGCGTGAAACCTTACAAACTTGTTCTTTTTCTCTACAAGGAAAAAAATAAGTCCTGTTATCCATCCCAACAGATAGCATAGAAGCGCTGCCAAATTCGGCTGCATTCCCATGGATGTCTCGCCTAAATTCTTCTTCTCTTCAACCATACCTAACCCCCTTCTATTTGGTGACTGCCACCAATTTCACAAATTCATCCAATGATATCGTTTCTGGCCTTCTGTTTGGGGATATGCCGGCCTCGGATAATTTCTCCGAGAGTTCCTGTTTAGAGCCAAATTCCCCGCTTGCAGCCAGCGAATTCAATACAGTCTTTCTTCTTTTTTCAAACGAGCTCCTTATTATTTTAAACAGTTTTTCCTCGTCAGTCAAGCAAAGACCTTGATTTCTTATAACTACTTTTAAAAAACAGGAATCCACTTTGGGCATGGGATAAAACGCAGTTTTTTTAATTTTAAATAAAATTTCAGGTTCTGCGTAGAATTGCGTAAAGCACGATATCGAACCATAGTCCCTGGTACCTGGTTTAGCCACCAGTCTTTCCGCAAACTCGCGCTGGACCGTGATAAATATCGAACTCATAAAGCTTCTATTCTTTAAAAGATATATCAGGATGGGGCTTGATATATAATATGGTAGATTTCCCAGGACCCTGATCTTTGAAT of Candidatus Gorgyraea atricola contains these proteins:
- a CDS encoding DUF4870 domain-containing protein gives rise to the protein MVEEKKNLGETSMGMQPNLAALLCYLLGWITGLIFFLVEKKNKFVRFHAMQSIVVFGGLAVINIVLLVVPVIGALIGLLLSLLALVLWILLMIKAYQGEMFKLPIAGDIAEKNS
- the gatA gene encoding Asp-tRNA(Asn)/Glu-tRNA(Gln) amidotransferase subunit GatA, with product MELNKLTAHELIKLLNKGDISHIDICNSLIDVVQKNKKLNAVVNFDKEKVLERAKTHKGLPIFIKDNICVKDELTTCSSNILKGFKPPYDATVIEKLLQSDAVLMGKTNMDEFAFGSSTETSCYGTTRNPWDMERIPGGSSGGSAAAVAADSAIWALGSDTGGSIRQPAALCGVVGLKPTYGRVSRYGLIAFGSSLDQIGPLTKDVEDAALLLKIISGHDPMDSTSVDTSVPDYPSLIKKDIKGLKLGIPKEYFIKGIDPEVKKSMQDAIKKLESLGAICEDISLPHTEYAVAVYYVVATAEASSNLARFDGVQYGLRASQAKSVIDMHKKTRAQGFGDEAKRRIILGTFALSSGYYDAYYLRALKVRTLIKKDFEDAFKKYDAIVTPTTPTPAFKIGEKTADPLTMYLSDIFTISANLAGIPGISIPCGFTKNKLPIGLQILGKAFDEEMILRIAHNYEQVTKKPRLDLGKNKKPRSSLGFFG
- the gatB gene encoding Asp-tRNA(Asn)/Glu-tRNA(Gln) amidotransferase subunit GatB, with the translated sequence MMYETVIGLEVHLQLKTKSKVFCGCSTEFGAAPNTQTCPVCLGFPGSLPVLNRDALKLGAKVAIALNCQIAKEIRFDRKNYFYPDLPKAYQISQFSQPLSAHGYLPIMADGKEKRIGITRVHLEEDTGKLFHQKDYSLVDFNRSGTPLLEIVSEPDINSPEEAYTYLTVLKSILEYVDVSDCNMEEGSLRCDANISLRKPGAKELGVKTEIKNMNSFKGVKAALEYERDRQKELLESGQRIVQETRLYDSARDVTESMRSKEEAHDYRYFPEPDLVPFDFEEKLLAGIRKDIPELPEPRKKRLVSDYKLSEYDASVMVSEKAIADYFEECVKIYKKPKIVANWLMGDVSAYMKERNLTIGKLSLKVEHLTGMLKMIDSGAITGKVAKTLLIDMIESAKDPAALVKEKGLEQISDQGAIEKAIDEVIAENAKIVNDFKSGKENAIMALVGKVMAKTKGKADPKKVNEILRNKLIT
- the rsmA gene encoding 16S rRNA (adenine(1518)-N(6)/adenine(1519)-N(6))-dimethyltransferase RsmA, with translation MLSLREVKCALHEYNIRPSKRFGQNFLIDKNIQRKIIASAHIEKKDTVLEIGPGLGALTSGLCEAASKVIAVEKDKRLHEFLSRNSSFENLELIQGDALQHDFSKYSKIRVLGNLPYYISSPILIYLLKNRSFMSSIFITVQREFAERLVAKPGTRDYGSISCFTQFYAEPEILFKIKKTAFYPMPKVDSCFLKVVIRNQGLCLTDEEKLFKIIRSSFEKRRKTVLNSLAASGEFGSKQELSEKLSEAGISPNRRPETISLDEFVKLVAVTK
- the gatC gene encoding Asp-tRNA(Asn)/Glu-tRNA(Gln) amidotransferase subunit GatC, which codes for MTINRESVKYVAELSRISLSEKELEHFTGQLDNILEYVHKLKALDVAKLEPTSHVLEMKNVYREDKVKPSLPVDEVMKNAPAKENNLFKVKKIIEA